The DNA segment GCACATTCAGTCGACCTTCAACAACACGGTCGTGACGATCACGGACATCAACGGCAACGCGATCGCGTGGTCGTCCGCTGGCGCTCGCGGCTTCAAGGGATCGCGCAAGTCGACGCCGTTCGCCGCGCAGCTGGCGGCGGAAGAGGCGGCGCGCCGGGCGCAGGAGCACGGGATGCGCTCGGTCGCCGTGTTCGTGAAGGGGCCGGGGGCGGGGCGCGAGAGCGCGCTCCGTGCGCTCCAGACCGCTGGCTTCAAGGTGACGCTGATCCGCGACGTCACGCCGATCCCCCACAACGGTTGCCGGCCGCCCAAGCGGCGCAGGGTTTGAGGTAATTCACGATGGCTCGCTACATTGGTCCGGTCTGCAAGCTCTGCCGCCGCGAGG comes from the Sorangium aterium genome and includes:
- the rpsK gene encoding 30S ribosomal protein S11, with the translated sequence MAQAKTAAATTKAKQKKKVKKNVSAGIAHIQSTFNNTVVTITDINGNAIAWSSAGARGFKGSRKSTPFAAQLAAEEAARRAQEHGMRSVAVFVKGPGAGRESALRALQTAGFKVTLIRDVTPIPHNGCRPPKRRRV